From the genome of Pseudomonas mohnii:
TTTTTCGCGAGCGGGCTCGCTCCTACAGGTTCCACGCAGATCCTTGTGGGAGCGAGCCTGCTCGCGATGGACGTCAACGATAACGCGGGCTGTCTGAATGCCCGCATTGTCCGCACGTTTTTTGCGAGCAGGGTAATGCGTCGGGAATGTATTTATTGCTTCAGGAATACGGCGACGGGACTGTCCTCGCGCAAGGCGTGGCAGGTGTTGATCAGCCTGCTCGTGGCGTTGCTGTAGACCTGCGTATCCGCCGCCGTGCGCGGCGCAACCAGCGACCGGGCCATGGGAATGGTCTGAAACGCCGTCGTGGCTATCGGCAGCAGCAGTTCGGTCAGGTGCACACAGCCGCCAGTCCCGCCAAACAGCTCCTTGATCCGTCGCGAAAACCCCGGACCGATGCGCTCGCCGCAGAGTTTTTCATAGCCAGGCATCGCGCCGCGACATTCGCTGGTGGGAACATCAGGCATCGTCACATGCACCTCCCGCACGACAAAGTCATCGTCCAGCGTCAGCCGCATGACCATGCCGTGATAGGCCTGCCCCGCCAGCACCACCCGGCCCTCGGCGAGGGTC
Proteins encoded in this window:
- a CDS encoding DUF2889 domain-containing protein; the protein is MNDEVDEWGRRLIHRRKVECQGFLRADGLWDIEGRLSDSKTHPVTLAEGRVVLAGQAYHGMVMRLTLDDDFVVREVHVTMPDVPTSECRGAMPGYEKLCGERIGPGFSRRIKELFGGTGGCVHLTELLLPIATTAFQTIPMARSLVAPRTAADTQVYSNATSRLINTCHALREDSPVAVFLKQ